In the Burkholderia glumae LMG 2196 = ATCC 33617 genome, one interval contains:
- the lldD gene encoding FMN-dependent L-lactate dehydrogenase LldD, translating into MIISSTLDYREAARRRLPRFLFDYIDGGAYAEDTLRRNSEDLRALALRQRVLKEVGDVDLSTRIFGQQLALPVALGPVGLTGMYARRGEVQAARAASAKGVPFTLSTVGVCSIEEVQSQVARPIWFQLYVLKDRGFMKNVLERAWAVGIRTLVFTVDMPVPGARYRDKHSGMSGPHAAIRRYWQSVFHPHWATAVGLLGMPHDLGNVSAYLKRRSKLDDYVGWLGANFDPTIGWRDLQWIRDFWKGSMILKGILDPLDARDAVKFGADGIVVSNHGGRQLDGVLSTARALPTIADAVKKEITVLVDSGVRSGLDVVRMLALGADTVLLGRAYIYALASAGERGVAHLLDLIRNEMRVAMTLTGARSIADISRSNLVSPGLETMELAA; encoded by the coding sequence GTGATTATTTCTTCCACACTCGATTATCGCGAGGCAGCCCGGCGTCGCTTGCCCCGGTTTCTATTCGACTATATCGATGGCGGCGCCTATGCCGAAGACACGCTGCGGCGCAACTCGGAGGACCTGCGGGCGCTTGCCTTGCGCCAGAGAGTGCTCAAGGAGGTTGGCGATGTCGATCTCTCCACGCGGATCTTCGGCCAACAACTGGCTCTGCCCGTGGCGCTCGGGCCGGTCGGTCTTACCGGAATGTATGCACGCCGCGGTGAGGTGCAAGCGGCACGGGCAGCCTCCGCCAAGGGCGTGCCCTTCACGCTGTCCACCGTTGGCGTTTGCTCGATCGAGGAGGTGCAGTCGCAGGTGGCACGACCGATCTGGTTCCAGCTATACGTGCTCAAGGATCGCGGCTTCATGAAAAACGTGCTTGAGCGAGCTTGGGCAGTCGGAATACGTACCCTTGTATTCACCGTCGACATGCCTGTCCCCGGCGCACGATACCGAGACAAGCATTCCGGCATGTCAGGCCCTCACGCCGCGATCCGCCGCTATTGGCAGTCGGTCTTTCATCCGCACTGGGCCACGGCAGTCGGACTGCTGGGAATGCCTCACGATCTTGGAAACGTCTCGGCGTATCTGAAGCGTCGAAGCAAGCTTGATGACTATGTCGGTTGGCTGGGTGCGAATTTCGATCCCACCATTGGCTGGCGCGATCTTCAGTGGATCAGAGACTTCTGGAAGGGATCGATGATCCTGAAAGGCATTCTCGATCCGCTCGATGCGCGGGATGCGGTGAAGTTTGGTGCGGACGGCATCGTCGTTTCAAATCACGGCGGCCGCCAGCTCGATGGCGTGCTATCGACGGCTAGGGCCCTGCCCACCATAGCCGATGCGGTCAAAAAGGAAATCACCGTCCTGGTCGATTCCGGAGTCCGCTCCGGCCTCGACGTGGTGCGCATGTTGGCGCTGGGCGCCGACACTGTTCTGCTCGGACGGGCCTATATATACGCGCTTGCCAGCGCCGGAGAGCGCGGTGTCGCTCATCTTCTCGATCTGATCCGCAACGAAATGCGGGTTGCAATGACCCTGACCGGCGCGCGCTCGATTGCCGACATAAGCCGCTCTAACCTGGTGTCTCCCGGACTCGAAACCATGGAGCTTGCAGCATGA
- a CDS encoding FCD domain-containing protein: MEMLIDSRHLKPGDRVPAERDLAADLGVSRSSLREAIHQLISRGRLVSRHGQGTFVAAPDAAEPLRAALLPIAPLARSETGYWADVMEIRRSLEGEAAFFAALRANADDKMLLTAAYRAAANAPSGDPVIHAKADAAFHMSIARASHNVVLHQVMSGLLGLLEVSISESLRKLYGLPGIIELLDGQHQQIFESILGGRVDEARRAAAAHLSYVESRLRLIDDISARERRASRAFRHISKEQGERA; this comes from the coding sequence ATAGAGATGTTGATCGACAGCCGGCACCTCAAACCCGGCGACCGCGTACCAGCCGAACGCGATCTTGCCGCAGACCTGGGCGTGTCCCGTTCAAGCCTGCGAGAAGCCATTCACCAATTGATCAGCCGCGGCCGCCTTGTCAGCCGCCACGGTCAAGGGACTTTCGTGGCGGCGCCGGACGCCGCCGAGCCCTTGCGCGCGGCTTTGCTTCCCATCGCGCCGCTTGCTCGAAGCGAGACGGGTTATTGGGCGGACGTGATGGAGATCCGCAGGTCGCTTGAAGGCGAGGCTGCTTTCTTCGCCGCGCTGCGCGCCAACGCCGACGACAAAATGCTGCTGACAGCCGCCTATCGCGCCGCGGCCAATGCTCCGAGCGGCGACCCGGTGATCCACGCCAAAGCGGACGCGGCATTTCATATGTCGATCGCCCGGGCCTCACACAACGTCGTACTCCATCAGGTCATGTCCGGCTTGCTGGGGCTGCTGGAGGTCAGCATCTCCGAAAGCCTGCGCAAGCTCTACGGCCTTCCCGGAATCATCGAGCTTCTCGACGGCCAACATCAGCAGATCTTCGAGTCCATTTTGGGCGGCCGCGTGGACGAGGCCCGTCGTGCCGCCGCCGCGCATCTGAGCTATGTAGAAAGCCGTCTGCGGCTCATCGATGATATTTCGGCACGTGAGCGTCGCGCTTCGCGAGCTTTTCGACACATTTCCAAAGAGCAAGGAGAGCGGGCGTGA
- a CDS encoding IS5-like element ISBugl2 family transposase (programmed frameshift), whose amino-acid sequence MEAPIIDDELWILIEPLLPPAKLRAKNDPGRPRVSDRAALNGILFVFKTGIRWNHLPTRLGFGSGATCWRRLSDWQKAGVWDQLHELLLDKLRAAGQIDLSYAAVDSSSVRAVGAGGKTGPNPTDRARPGSKHHVLVDANGVPLVAILTGANTNDVTQLLPLVDAIPPIRGVRGRPLQKPGVVYADRGYDSTRHRRALRERGIKPVIAKRRTEHGSGLGKYRWVVERTHSWLHNFRRLRTRFERSAYIHEAFLKLGCSIICWNIFRRAEQGF is encoded by the exons ATGGAAGCGCCAATCATTGACGACGAACTGTGGATACTGATCGAACCATTGCTGCCACCTGCGAAGCTTCGAGCGAAGAACGATCCTGGTCGCCCGCGCGTGTCCGACCGTGCGGCTCTCAACGGCATCCTGTTCGTGTTCAAAACGGGAATTCGTTGGAACCACTTGCCGACTCGTCTGGGCTTTGGCTCGGGCGCCACATGCTGGCGGCGATTGAGCGACTGGCAAAAGGCTGGTGTATGGGACCAACTGCACGAGTTGCTACTCGACAAGTTGCGTGCGGCCGGCCAAATCGATCTGTCATACGCTGCGGTCGATTCGTCGTCCGTGCGCGCCGTTGGGGCGGGCG GAAAAACTGGCCCGAACCCCACCGATCGCGCGCGACCCGGTTCCAAGCACCACGTCCTCGTAGACGCCAACGGCGTTCCTCTCGTTGCGATCCTGACTGGCGCGAACACCAACGACGTCACGCAGTTGCTGCCGCTCGTTGATGCGATTCCACCCATTCGCGGCGTTCGTGGCCGACCGCTTCAGAAGCCCGGCGTCGTCTACGCCGATCGCGGCTACGATTCCACCCGACATCGTCGCGCGTTGCGCGAACGCGGTATCAAGCCCGTGATCGCCAAGCGCCGGACCGAGCATGGCAGTGGTCTGGGCAAGTATCGTTGGGTGGTCGAACGTACGCATTCCTGGCTCCACAATTTCCGGCGCCTACGCACTCGCTTCGAGCGAAGTGCCTACATTCACGAAGCATTCCTCAAACTTGGCTGCTCGATCATCTGTTGGAACATCTTCAGACGAGCTGAGCAGGGTTTTTGA
- a CDS encoding class I SAM-dependent methyltransferase encodes MSDLENALYADARLVDLYDLLNSGDWDHRFYAERIGPQHRRVLDLGCGTGAFAVRLASVGHRVVACDPSERMVGYARRRPNAEAVQWIVGEARRVPRVPPFDVVTMTGHAFQCVLGDDEMADMLRTVRAMLATGGRFMFESRNPAVRPWESWTPALSARSVESEQHGPVAVFDRCLAVTEPLVAFETHYVFERDSTHLINKSRLRFSSREDLADAIATAGFRAVEWFGDWDGAPFQATTSREIIAICRA; translated from the coding sequence ATGTCCGATCTCGAGAATGCCCTGTATGCCGATGCCCGACTCGTTGACCTGTACGACCTGCTGAATTCAGGAGACTGGGACCACCGGTTCTACGCGGAGCGTATCGGACCTCAGCATAGGCGCGTCCTCGATCTGGGATGCGGTACGGGCGCCTTCGCCGTTCGCTTGGCTTCGGTCGGTCATCGAGTCGTCGCGTGCGATCCCTCAGAGAGAATGGTCGGCTACGCAAGGCGGCGTCCCAATGCAGAGGCGGTTCAATGGATCGTGGGTGAGGCCCGTCGCGTGCCCCGCGTGCCCCCTTTCGACGTGGTGACCATGACAGGCCACGCTTTTCAGTGTGTGTTGGGCGACGATGAGATGGCGGACATGTTGCGAACGGTCCGCGCAATGCTGGCGACCGGCGGGCGCTTCATGTTCGAAAGCAGGAATCCGGCCGTTCGCCCATGGGAATCGTGGACGCCTGCGCTTTCGGCGCGCTCGGTTGAGTCGGAACAGCACGGCCCGGTAGCCGTCTTCGACCGGTGCCTAGCCGTGACGGAACCGCTCGTGGCGTTCGAGACGCATTACGTTTTCGAGCGCGACAGCACGCATCTCATCAATAAGAGCCGATTGCGCTTCTCGTCGCGGGAGGACCTCGCTGATGCCATCGCAACGGCCGGCTTCCGCGCGGTCGAATGGTTCGGCGATTGGGACGGCGCACCATTCCAAGCGACGACCAGCAGGGAAATTATCGCAATATGCCGGGCATGA
- a CDS encoding GNAT family N-acetyltransferase: MPLRAETIHIESQRLSIRPFSAGDARDAFGCITHSLTRFMSWEPPADRSEFDQIWQGWISTIAEGTDYTFVIRRRDGGFIGLAGLHDVQHARAVLGIWVREDSHAQGFGREAVSAVARWASTVLGVESFTYPVAEQNHPSRRIAESLGGVVVDRKETPKYRAVIYRIPDQAAR, encoded by the coding sequence ATGCCGCTACGCGCCGAGACGATCCATATCGAGTCACAGCGGCTCTCGATCCGACCGTTTAGCGCTGGAGACGCTCGGGACGCGTTTGGCTGCATTACCCATTCGCTTACACGTTTCATGTCGTGGGAGCCCCCTGCCGACCGATCCGAATTTGATCAAATCTGGCAGGGATGGATCTCGACGATCGCCGAAGGAACCGACTACACGTTCGTGATCCGTCGACGAGACGGCGGCTTCATTGGATTGGCCGGCCTTCACGACGTGCAGCATGCCAGGGCGGTATTGGGTATCTGGGTTCGGGAGGACAGTCACGCGCAAGGTTTCGGCCGCGAGGCCGTGAGCGCGGTGGCGCGATGGGCTAGCACGGTGCTCGGTGTGGAAAGCTTCACCTACCCGGTCGCCGAGCAAAATCACCCGAGCCGGCGCATCGCGGAGTCTCTCGGCGGGGTCGTCGTGGATCGCAAAGAGACGCCAAAGTACCGAGCCGTCATATATCGAATCCCCGACCAGGCGGCGCGGTGA
- a CDS encoding efflux transporter outer membrane subunit: MKVQFVTGRNGGSKHRLCRLAIAAAVLCTTTGCTLAPHYTRPDAPVAQAYPADGVYAAQPGAAGTRSANGQPATAIGWREFFVDPRLQRLIEIALKNNRDLRVAVLNIEASRAQYQITRAGLLPTLEATGTGNRQRVPSSLAAIPGRNLTTTYNVGLSASWELDLFGRVQSLKDQALAQYLATSYARQATEISLVSQVADQYLTLLSTDELLKVTENTLKNAQASYDLTKLQFDNGTGSELDLRQAQTVVEQALANQQAQARARAQALNALVLLIGEPLPDDLPAGMPLDAQNLLTDVPAGLPSDLLTRRPDVMQAEQMLKAANANIGAARAAFFPRISLTGAFGTASPTLDGLFKAGTAAWSFAPQLTLPIFAGGQNIANLDLANVQKRIEISNYEKAIQSAFREVSDGLAARGTYDQEIAALERNEHAQQRRFELSNLRYRNGVDSYLSVLTAQTDLYSARQSLINARLARWTNLVALYRALGGGWIQRAGDTPRAPDAPADRDTAAGAAASMAVGARREAGSNSP, encoded by the coding sequence ATGAAGGTGCAATTCGTAACCGGACGCAACGGGGGCAGCAAGCACCGACTTTGCAGGCTGGCCATCGCGGCGGCCGTGCTATGCACCACGACGGGCTGCACGCTGGCACCGCATTACACGCGGCCCGACGCGCCCGTTGCGCAGGCGTACCCGGCCGACGGCGTCTACGCTGCGCAGCCGGGCGCGGCCGGCACGCGCAGCGCGAACGGCCAGCCGGCCACCGCGATCGGCTGGCGCGAATTCTTCGTCGATCCGCGCCTGCAGCGGCTGATCGAGATCGCGCTGAAGAACAACCGCGATCTGCGCGTCGCGGTGCTGAACATCGAGGCATCGCGGGCGCAGTACCAGATCACGCGTGCGGGGCTGTTGCCGACACTCGAGGCGACCGGAACCGGCAATCGCCAGCGTGTGCCGAGTTCGCTCGCGGCGATTCCGGGCCGCAACCTCACGACCACCTACAACGTCGGCCTGTCCGCGTCGTGGGAACTCGACCTGTTCGGCCGGGTCCAGAGCCTGAAGGACCAGGCCCTCGCGCAGTACCTGGCGACGTCTTACGCGCGGCAGGCGACCGAGATCTCGCTCGTGTCGCAGGTGGCCGACCAGTACCTGACGCTGCTGTCGACCGACGAGCTGCTGAAGGTGACGGAAAACACGCTGAAGAACGCGCAGGCGTCTTACGACCTGACGAAGCTGCAGTTCGACAACGGCACGGGCTCGGAGCTCGACTTGCGTCAGGCCCAGACGGTGGTCGAGCAGGCGCTTGCTAACCAGCAGGCGCAGGCGCGTGCCCGCGCGCAGGCACTGAACGCGCTGGTGCTGCTGATCGGCGAGCCGCTGCCGGACGACCTGCCGGCGGGCATGCCGCTCGACGCGCAGAACCTGCTGACCGACGTGCCGGCCGGATTGCCGTCGGATCTGCTCACGCGCCGTCCGGACGTGATGCAGGCCGAGCAGATGCTGAAGGCAGCGAACGCGAACATCGGCGCGGCACGCGCTGCGTTCTTCCCGCGCATCTCGCTGACGGGCGCGTTCGGCACCGCCAGCCCGACGCTCGACGGCCTGTTCAAGGCCGGCACGGCGGCCTGGTCGTTCGCGCCGCAACTCACCCTGCCGATCTTCGCGGGCGGGCAGAACATCGCGAACCTGGATCTCGCCAACGTGCAGAAGCGCATCGAGATCTCGAACTACGAGAAGGCGATCCAGTCGGCATTCCGCGAAGTATCGGACGGCCTCGCCGCACGCGGCACATACGACCAGGAGATTGCAGCACTCGAGCGTAACGAGCACGCGCAGCAGCGTCGCTTCGAGCTGTCGAACCTGCGCTACAGGAACGGGGTGGACAGCTACCTGTCGGTGCTGACCGCGCAGACGGACCTGTACTCGGCGCGGCAGTCGCTGATCAATGCGCGTCTGGCCCGCTGGACGAATCTCGTCGCGCTGTATCGCGCGCTCGGCGGCGGCTGGATCCAGCGCGCGGGCGACACGCCGCGCGCGCCCGATGCCCCGGCCGATCGAGACACGGCGGCCGGCGCGGCGGCGTCGATGGCTGTCGGGGCTCGCCGAGAGGCCGGTTCCAATTCCCCGTGA
- a CDS encoding efflux RND transporter permease subunit: MSQTTQGARFTDIFVRRPVLSMVCSLLILLVGLRSLVALPVRQYPMLESATISVETAYPGASQALMQGFVTTPIAQSIATADGVEYLTSTSTQGKSVVKARLRLNANADRAMTEIMAKVQEVKYKMPEGAYDSVITKLTDAPTAVMYLGFSSDTLSIPEITDYVVRVAQPLVTTVPGVASAEIVGGQNLAMRVWLDASRLAAHGLSAGDVAAALKANNVQAAPGQLKGELTVADISADTDLTDVGAFGNLVVKSEANGSFVRLRDVATIELGGQQYNASALMNGRRAVNIAINATPSGNPLDIVRGVKALLPTMERSKPASVRIGDVFDVARFVNASIDEVRETIIEAIAIVVVVIFLFLGSFRAVIIPVVTIPLALVGSAALMLAAGFSLNLLTLLAMVLAIGLVVDDAIVVVENIHRHMESGEPPARAALLGAREIASPVIVMTITLVAVYAPIGLMGGLTGSLFREFAFTLAGAVCVSAVIALTLSPMLSSLLLDSRMSEGRVARAIEHTLSRVTHGYRRLLHASLGARPAVLVFGAGVLLGIGVLFSGVKRELAPQEDQGSIMLQVKAPQYANLDYLERYAPQIEKVFRSLPEADTSFVLNGVGGANLGFAGVNLVDWSKRTRSAADLQARVQARANAIAGDQVFTFLLPSLPASSGGLPIQMVLRAPTGFNDIFATMEKLKAAASKSGLFAVVDSDLTFDSRAVGVTIDRNQANALGVTMKDIADTLAVLVGENYVNRFNHNGRSYDVIPQVARAERLSSDMLNHYYVKTRGGKMVALSTVVHVSNGSQANALTQFNQLNSATLSAVAAPGVTMGQAVEFLEKQPLPAGYDIDWLGESRQYVQEGNRLTVTFVFALVVIFLVLAAQFESLRDPLVILVSVPLSVCGALVPLYLGFATLNIYTQIGLVTLIGLISKHGILMVSFANELQRTQHLDRRAAIEHAAAVRLRPILMTTAAMVAGLVPLIFARGAGAASRFAIGITVSTGMLVGTLFTLFVLPTVYTLIAKRHREAANNERARVLEAV; this comes from the coding sequence ATGAGCCAGACGACGCAAGGCGCGCGTTTCACCGACATCTTCGTGCGGCGGCCGGTGCTGTCGATGGTCTGCAGCCTGCTGATCCTGCTGGTGGGCCTGCGCTCGCTGGTTGCGCTGCCGGTGCGTCAGTACCCGATGCTGGAGAGCGCGACGATCAGCGTCGAGACGGCCTATCCCGGTGCGTCGCAGGCGCTGATGCAGGGTTTCGTGACGACACCGATCGCCCAGTCGATCGCGACCGCGGACGGCGTCGAATATCTGACTTCCACATCCACGCAGGGCAAGAGCGTCGTGAAGGCGCGGCTGCGCCTGAATGCGAACGCCGACCGCGCGATGACGGAAATCATGGCGAAGGTGCAGGAGGTCAAGTACAAGATGCCCGAAGGGGCGTACGACTCGGTGATCACCAAGCTGACCGACGCACCCACGGCCGTCATGTACCTGGGCTTCTCGAGCGATACGCTGTCGATTCCCGAGATCACCGACTACGTGGTTCGCGTGGCCCAGCCGCTCGTCACCACGGTGCCGGGCGTGGCGTCCGCCGAAATCGTCGGCGGGCAGAATCTCGCGATGCGGGTCTGGCTCGACGCGTCGCGGCTGGCGGCGCACGGGCTCTCGGCCGGCGATGTCGCGGCCGCGCTGAAGGCGAACAACGTGCAGGCTGCGCCGGGCCAGTTGAAGGGCGAGCTGACCGTCGCCGACATTTCCGCGGACACCGACCTGACCGATGTCGGCGCGTTCGGCAACCTCGTCGTGAAATCGGAGGCCAACGGCAGCTTCGTGCGGTTGCGCGACGTGGCGACGATCGAGCTCGGCGGCCAGCAGTACAACGCGAGCGCACTGATGAACGGGCGCCGCGCGGTCAACATCGCAATCAACGCGACACCGTCGGGCAACCCGCTGGACATCGTGCGTGGCGTAAAGGCGCTGCTGCCGACGATGGAGCGCAGCAAGCCGGCCAGCGTCAGGATCGGCGACGTGTTTGACGTCGCGCGCTTCGTCAACGCGTCGATCGACGAGGTGCGCGAGACGATCATCGAGGCGATCGCGATCGTGGTGGTGGTGATCTTCCTGTTCCTCGGCTCGTTCCGCGCGGTCATCATCCCGGTGGTGACGATTCCGCTCGCACTCGTCGGGTCTGCCGCGCTGATGCTGGCCGCCGGCTTCTCGCTGAACCTGCTCACGCTGCTCGCGATGGTGCTGGCGATCGGGCTGGTCGTCGACGACGCGATCGTCGTCGTCGAGAACATTCACCGGCACATGGAATCCGGCGAGCCGCCCGCGCGCGCAGCGCTGCTCGGCGCGCGCGAGATCGCCTCGCCGGTGATCGTGATGACCATCACGCTGGTTGCGGTGTACGCGCCGATCGGGCTAATGGGCGGGCTGACCGGATCGCTGTTCCGCGAGTTCGCCTTCACGCTCGCAGGGGCGGTGTGCGTGTCCGCGGTCATCGCCTTGACGCTATCGCCGATGCTCAGCTCGCTGCTGCTCGATAGCCGGATGTCGGAGGGCCGTGTCGCACGGGCGATCGAACACACGCTGTCGCGCGTCACGCACGGGTACCGCCGCCTGCTGCACGCAAGCCTCGGCGCCCGGCCGGCGGTGCTGGTCTTTGGCGCGGGCGTGCTGTTGGGCATCGGCGTGCTGTTCAGCGGCGTGAAGCGCGAGCTGGCGCCGCAGGAGGACCAGGGCTCGATTATGCTGCAGGTGAAGGCGCCGCAGTATGCGAATCTGGACTACCTCGAACGCTATGCGCCGCAGATCGAGAAGGTGTTCCGCTCGCTGCCCGAGGCGGATACCAGCTTCGTGTTGAACGGTGTCGGCGGGGCCAATCTCGGCTTCGCCGGCGTGAACCTCGTCGACTGGTCGAAGCGCACACGCAGTGCGGCCGACCTGCAGGCGCGTGTGCAGGCGCGCGCCAATGCGATCGCGGGCGACCAGGTGTTCACGTTCCTGCTGCCGTCGCTGCCCGCCTCGAGCGGCGGCCTGCCGATCCAGATGGTGCTGCGCGCGCCCACGGGCTTCAACGACATCTTCGCGACGATGGAGAAATTGAAGGCGGCCGCCTCGAAGAGCGGACTGTTTGCGGTGGTCGACAGCGATCTGACGTTCGACAGCCGCGCGGTCGGCGTCACCATCGACCGCAACCAGGCGAACGCGCTCGGCGTGACGATGAAGGACATCGCCGATACGCTCGCGGTGCTGGTGGGCGAGAACTATGTGAACCGCTTCAACCACAACGGACGCTCGTACGACGTGATTCCGCAGGTCGCGCGCGCGGAGCGCCTGTCGTCGGATATGCTGAACCACTACTACGTGAAAACGCGCGGCGGCAAGATGGTGGCGCTGTCGACCGTCGTGCACGTGTCGAACGGCAGCCAAGCGAACGCGCTCACGCAGTTCAACCAGCTGAACTCCGCGACCTTGTCGGCGGTGGCCGCGCCGGGCGTGACAATGGGGCAAGCGGTGGAGTTTCTGGAGAAACAGCCGCTGCCGGCCGGCTACGACATCGACTGGCTCGGCGAATCGCGGCAATACGTGCAGGAGGGGAACCGGCTGACAGTCACGTTCGTGTTCGCGCTCGTCGTCATCTTTCTGGTGCTCGCCGCGCAGTTCGAGAGCCTGCGGGATCCGCTGGTGATCCTCGTGTCGGTGCCGCTGTCGGTGTGCGGCGCGCTGGTGCCGCTGTACCTCGGCTTCGCGACGCTGAACATCTATACGCAGATCGGGCTCGTGACGCTGATCGGTCTCATTTCCAAGCACGGCATCCTGATGGTGAGCTTCGCGAACGAGCTGCAGCGCACGCAGCACCTCGACCGCCGCGCGGCGATCGAGCACGCGGCGGCGGTACGGCTGCGGCCGATCCTGATGACGACGGCCGCGATGGTGGCGGGACTCGTGCCGCTGATCTTCGCGCGCGGGGCCGGCGCGGCCAGCCGCTTCGCGATCGGGATCACGGTCTCGACCGGCATGCTGGTCGGTACGCTGTTTACGCTGTTCGTGCTGCCGACCGTGTATACGCTGATCGCCAAGCGCCATCGCGAGGCGGCGAACAATGAACGCGCCCGCGTGCTGGAGGCCGTATGA
- a CDS encoding efflux RND transporter periplasmic adaptor subunit: protein MSVRRSVLYAAGALFVLSGALFLWRTERVSAADRPAVPSPPLPVETMVVQPKADAPTLDAVGSLEAVRQVTIAPEVAGRVVGIEFVAGTQVRAGQTLVQLYDAPEQAKLAGLQAKVDYTRRQFARAEQLVPNGAEPKATFDARRYELDAARADIRETQAVITQKLIRAPFSGVIGLRRVNLGQYLNPGDAIATLTDLSVLYANFTVPQKELGRVSLGQTVRVTADPYPGRTFEARVTAIEPQVGDETRNITVQATVNNTDQLLRPGMYIDAHVVLQRRDAVISVPDTAVQTSQAGDTVIVVEQRDGRGVGFARVRQVRAGARERGRIVIEDGLRAGDVVVTTGQLRVAPGEKVQTLADAATQRETVR, encoded by the coding sequence ATGTCGGTGAGACGCTCTGTGTTATATGCCGCAGGCGCGTTGTTCGTCCTGTCTGGCGCATTGTTTCTTTGGCGCACGGAACGGGTATCGGCTGCCGATCGGCCTGCCGTGCCGTCGCCGCCGTTGCCGGTCGAAACGATGGTCGTGCAGCCGAAGGCGGATGCGCCGACGCTCGACGCGGTCGGCTCGCTGGAAGCGGTACGGCAGGTGACCATCGCACCGGAAGTCGCGGGCCGCGTCGTCGGCATCGAGTTCGTGGCCGGCACGCAGGTGCGCGCCGGGCAAACGCTGGTGCAGCTGTACGACGCGCCCGAGCAGGCGAAGCTCGCCGGGCTGCAGGCGAAGGTCGACTACACGCGCCGGCAGTTCGCACGCGCGGAGCAACTCGTGCCGAACGGGGCCGAGCCGAAGGCGACGTTCGACGCGCGCCGCTACGAACTCGACGCCGCGCGCGCCGATATCCGCGAAACGCAGGCGGTCATTACGCAAAAACTGATCCGCGCGCCGTTTTCCGGCGTGATCGGCTTGCGCCGCGTGAACCTCGGGCAGTACCTGAACCCGGGTGACGCGATCGCGACGCTGACGGACCTGAGCGTGTTGTACGCGAACTTCACGGTGCCGCAGAAGGAGTTGGGCCGCGTGTCGCTCGGCCAGACGGTGCGCGTGACGGCAGATCCGTATCCGGGGCGGACGTTCGAGGCGCGCGTGACGGCTATCGAGCCGCAGGTCGGTGACGAGACCCGGAACATCACCGTGCAGGCCACGGTGAACAATACGGACCAGCTGCTGCGTCCCGGGATGTATATCGACGCGCACGTGGTGCTGCAGCGCCGCGACGCGGTGATCAGCGTGCCGGATACCGCGGTGCAGACCTCCCAGGCGGGGGATACCGTGATCGTGGTCGAGCAGCGAGATGGGCGCGGCGTCGGCTTTGCGCGCGTGCGCCAGGTGCGTGCCGGCGCGCGAGAGCGTGGCCGCATCGTTATCGAAGACGGGCTGCGCGCCGGCGACGTGGTGGTGACGACCGGGCAGTTGCGCGTCGCGCCGGGCGAGAAGGTGCAGACGCTGGCCGACGCCGCCACACAACGGGAGACGGTGCGATGA